Proteins from a genomic interval of Bacteroidota bacterium:
- a CDS encoding cystathionine beta-lyase yields IYSGHKHIPLAMVSEDAAQNTVTFVAPSKTFNIAGLTTSEVIIPNQKLFDKFRIIQENIHLGESNIFGITALEAAYQHGEEWLEQLLHYLEGNLDFIDDFLKKRLPQIKLIRPESTFLAWLNCEDLGLNDNELKKFMIEKAKVALNPGPDFGPGGEGFMRLNFGCPRKTLNQGLEQIAAAVDKL; encoded by the coding sequence ATTTATTCCGGCCATAAGCACATACCCCTGGCAATGGTTTCCGAAGATGCTGCTCAAAACACGGTCACCTTTGTGGCTCCCAGCAAGACATTTAATATTGCAGGACTTACAACCTCAGAGGTGATTATTCCCAATCAGAAACTTTTTGATAAATTCAGGATTATTCAGGAAAATATTCATTTGGGGGAGAGTAATATTTTTGGCATAACAGCTCTTGAGGCTGCTTACCAGCATGGGGAAGAATGGTTGGAACAATTGTTGCATTACCTGGAAGGCAATCTTGATTTTATCGATGATTTCTTAAAGAAAAGACTGCCCCAAATAAAACTGATACGGCCAGAATCTACTTTTCTTGCCTGGCTCAATTGCGAAGATTTAGGCTTGAATGATAATGAACTCAAAAAATTCATGATAGAAAAAGCAAAAGTTGCATTGAATCCCGGTCCTGATTTCGGCCCGGGGGGTGAAGGATTTATGCGCCTGAATTTTGGCTGTCCCCGGAAAACATTAAACCAGGGGCTCGAGCAGATTGCTGCTGCTGTGGATAAACTGTAA
- a CDS encoding Hsp20/alpha crystallin family protein, producing the protein MLPTLNSSSYLPSFVDDFFGKDLLSNFFNYKSGFSTPAVNIVESKNDFKIEVAVPGVNKKDLKIDIHNNLLTIFSEKEEKKEEKGEKFMRREFSYSSFKRSFSLPDTVDADKIKASYDDGVLAIQIPKKEEAKEKPSHQIEIS; encoded by the coding sequence ATGTTACCAACATTAAACAGCAGTTCTTATTTACCAAGTTTCGTGGATGATTTCTTTGGTAAAGATTTACTTTCAAACTTTTTTAACTATAAATCCGGATTTAGTACCCCGGCAGTGAATATCGTTGAAAGTAAAAATGATTTTAAGATTGAAGTAGCGGTTCCCGGAGTGAACAAAAAAGATCTGAAGATTGATATTCACAATAACCTGCTTACCATTTTTTCAGAAAAAGAAGAAAAGAAAGAAGAAAAAGGGGAGAAGTTTATGAGAAGGGAATTTAGTTACAGTTCATTTAAACGTTCATTCAGTTTGCCTGATACAGTTGATGCTGATAAAATTAAGGCTTCTTACGACGATGGTGTGTTAGCTATTCAAATCCCGAAAAAGGAAGAGGCTAAGGAGAAACCATCACATCAGATTGAAATATCATAA
- a CDS encoding GAF domain-containing protein, with product MKFRFTIGTKISLGFGILILAVIVNMLLNSKILNKSIQVNQNIENVYEPSEDNLRKIREHLRESEMLIKSWVFIEKSDTTPDKLRLVRLQETIFPRLNENIQNLKDQWKPEEREAYNKIYRAIQDTLIVRQQYIMNLLNSTAKYNDHSIMMQVAPMVSEKGEIVSLTERIQNQLSHLITNQQDTVKNGKAELFHLFGNFQRFLLITGILLVIISLVISFFMVRSIVRSLKRIKSTLQTMSRGILPDTELEERSDEIGEMSVALNSLIQGLKNFADFSEKIGKGNFESKFQPLSDEDVLGNSLINLREDLKNASLEEQKRKKEDAQRNWTNQGMAKFSEILRNNNHNMEELSYHIISNLVQYLGANQGGLFIINDNKENPSIDLSACYAYDRRKYLQKHIEPGEGLVGRCVREGETIFMTDIPDRYIRITSGLGEANPKCLLIVPLKLNEEIFGVIEIASFEVIEPYQVAFVEKIGESIASTISTVKINIRTAELLEQSQQQAEEMSSQEEEMRQNMEELRATQEQSSRREQELLKTIEGLKGKLGNN from the coding sequence ATGAAATTCAGATTTACCATAGGGACAAAAATAAGTCTTGGATTTGGCATATTAATTCTGGCGGTGATTGTCAATATGCTGCTTAACAGCAAAATATTGAATAAGAGCATTCAGGTCAACCAGAATATAGAGAATGTTTATGAGCCCTCGGAAGACAACCTGAGGAAAATACGCGAACACCTCAGAGAATCAGAGATGTTAATCAAAAGTTGGGTATTTATTGAAAAAAGTGATACTACTCCCGACAAACTTAGACTTGTCCGTTTGCAAGAGACAATTTTTCCCAGATTAAATGAGAATATTCAGAATTTGAAAGATCAATGGAAACCGGAAGAAAGAGAAGCGTACAATAAGATTTACCGGGCAATTCAAGATACGTTGATTGTCAGACAACAATATATAATGAATCTTCTGAATAGCACGGCTAAGTACAATGATCATTCCATAATGATGCAAGTTGCACCTATGGTGTCGGAGAAAGGGGAAATAGTAAGTCTTACGGAAAGGATACAAAATCAACTTTCGCATCTGATTACAAATCAGCAAGATACGGTAAAAAACGGGAAGGCTGAGCTATTTCACCTGTTTGGCAATTTCCAGCGTTTTCTTCTGATTACCGGAATTCTCCTGGTGATTATTTCACTGGTCATATCATTTTTTATGGTTCGTTCTATTGTCAGGTCCCTGAAACGGATTAAAAGTACTTTACAGACCATGTCAAGGGGAATATTGCCGGATACAGAGCTGGAAGAACGTTCTGATGAGATTGGTGAGATGTCTGTTGCCTTGAATTCTTTGATACAGGGCCTGAAAAATTTTGCTGATTTTTCTGAAAAAATTGGCAAGGGAAACTTCGAAAGCAAATTTCAACCTTTGAGTGATGAAGATGTACTTGGTAATTCACTCATCAATCTGCGTGAGGATTTGAAAAATGCCTCATTGGAAGAACAAAAAAGGAAAAAGGAAGATGCTCAGAGAAACTGGACAAACCAGGGTATGGCCAAGTTTAGTGAGATACTCAGGAACAACAACCACAATATGGAGGAGCTGTCTTATCATATCATCAGTAATCTGGTGCAGTACCTGGGTGCCAATCAGGGCGGCTTGTTCATTATCAATGACAATAAAGAAAATCCTTCTATTGATTTATCTGCCTGTTATGCTTATGACAGACGGAAATATTTGCAGAAACACATTGAACCCGGCGAAGGGCTGGTGGGCCGCTGCGTGAGGGAAGGGGAAACCATTTTTATGACCGATATTCCCGATCGTTATATCAGGATTACCTCTGGCCTTGGAGAAGCCAATCCCAAGTGTTTGCTGATTGTTCCTTTAAAATTGAACGAAGAGATTTTTGGCGTCATCGAAATTGCTTCGTTTGAGGTAATTGAACCTTATCAGGTTGCTTTCGTTGAAAAGATAGGAGAAAGCATTGCTTCGACAATTTCTACCGTAAAAATCAACATCAGGACTGCCGAACTCTTAGAGCAATCACAGCAACAGGCCGAAGAGATGTCATCGCAGGAAGAAGAAATGAGGCAGAATATGGAAGAGCTGAGGGCAACTCAGGAACAATCGTCCCGCAGGGAGCAGGAGCTTCTGAAAACCATTGAAGGACTTAAAGGCAAGCTTGGTAATAATTAG
- a CDS encoding alpha-N-arabinofuranosidase: protein MKKKFLMINLVIVFFCCLLTFGQNTRTENTLVINADSGKNIISRHIYGQFSEHLGHCIYGGFWVGENSPIPNVRGIRKDVVEALKHIQIPNLRWPGGCFADEYHWKDGIGPRDKRPTMVNTNWGGVTEDNSFGTHEFLDLCQQLGTEPYITGNVGSGTVQEMAEWVEYLNSDGQNPMSDLRKANGREQPWNVKFWGVGNESWGCGGNMRPEFYADQFRRYATYCRNYNGNSLFKIASGPSSDDYNWTEVMMKNVGTRMNGLSLHYYTVKGWSGSKGSATKFNEDEYFDIIKRCLVIDELITKHSAIMDKYDPAKRVGLIVDEWGTWFDVEPGTNPGFLFQQNTLRDALVAGITLNILNSHCDRVKMANIAQVINVLQSMILTDGPKMCLTPTYHVFDLYKVHQDATLLPLTLQTENYELNGQKIPAITASASKDKEGVIHISLTNADPHRDLTVNCKINGTDFSEISGRILTAQELNAHNTFDKPQTIQPADFKGAKIAHHQVVVKLPAKSIVVLTLK, encoded by the coding sequence ATGAAGAAGAAATTTTTAATGATTAACCTGGTAATCGTATTTTTTTGTTGTTTGTTGACATTCGGACAAAATACCAGGACAGAAAACACGCTGGTGATTAATGCCGACTCAGGCAAAAATATTATCAGCCGGCATATTTACGGACAATTTTCCGAGCATTTGGGACATTGCATATATGGAGGTTTTTGGGTAGGTGAAAATTCACCTATTCCTAATGTCAGAGGCATCAGAAAAGACGTAGTAGAAGCTTTAAAGCATATTCAGATTCCTAACCTGCGCTGGCCAGGCGGTTGCTTTGCCGACGAATATCACTGGAAGGATGGCATTGGCCCGCGTGACAAAAGGCCTACGATGGTTAACACAAATTGGGGCGGTGTCACCGAAGACAATAGCTTTGGAACTCATGAATTCCTCGATCTTTGCCAGCAACTGGGTACAGAACCCTATATCACCGGGAATGTAGGCAGCGGAACCGTACAGGAAATGGCTGAATGGGTAGAATACCTGAATTCGGACGGGCAAAACCCAATGTCTGATTTAAGAAAGGCCAACGGACGTGAGCAACCCTGGAATGTTAAATTCTGGGGAGTAGGTAACGAAAGCTGGGGTTGCGGCGGAAATATGCGCCCCGAGTTTTATGCCGACCAGTTCAGGCGTTATGCAACCTACTGCAGGAATTACAACGGGAACTCATTGTTTAAAATTGCCTCAGGACCAAGTTCAGACGATTACAACTGGACAGAAGTAATGATGAAAAATGTAGGTACCCGCATGAATGGCTTGTCCTTGCACTATTATACAGTTAAAGGCTGGAGCGGTTCAAAAGGTTCGGCAACTAAGTTCAATGAGGATGAATATTTTGACATTATCAAACGCTGTCTGGTAATTGATGAGTTGATAACCAAACATTCGGCCATTATGGACAAATACGATCCGGCCAAAAGAGTAGGATTGATTGTCGATGAATGGGGAACCTGGTTTGACGTAGAGCCCGGGACAAACCCCGGATTCCTGTTTCAGCAAAATACCCTGCGTGACGCGCTGGTTGCCGGTATCACTTTAAACATCCTGAACAGCCATTGCGACAGGGTCAAAATGGCCAATATCGCCCAGGTAATCAACGTCCTGCAATCCATGATTCTTACAGACGGGCCGAAGATGTGCCTGACCCCTACCTATCATGTTTTTGACTTATACAAGGTGCATCAGGACGCCACTCTTCTGCCCCTTACCCTGCAAACCGAAAATTATGAACTTAACGGGCAGAAAATTCCTGCAATTACGGCTTCCGCCTCAAAAGACAAAGAAGGGGTTATTCACATCAGCCTGACCAATGCCGATCCTCATCGCGACCTTACGGTGAATTGCAAAATTAATGGAACTGATTTTTCTGAAATTAGCGGCAGGATCCTGACTGCTCAAGAGCTTAATGCCCACAATACATTTGACAAACCACAAACCATCCAGCCTGCAGATTTTAAAGGTGCTAAAATAGCCCATCACCAGGTTGTGGTAAAATTACCTGCAAAATCAATTGTGGTCCTCACTCTGAAATAA